A section of the Drosophila subobscura isolate 14011-0131.10 chromosome A, UCBerk_Dsub_1.0, whole genome shotgun sequence genome encodes:
- the LOC117903909 gene encoding probable cytochrome P450 28a5: protein MILITLALGLATVGLLYLLMSWNFDHWRKRRVPGPKPRVPTGNYPNMYNMKRNAIYDINDIYVKYKNKYDAVGVFGGRVPQLLVVNPELGRRVFVSDFKHFHDNELSKMIDEKTDFIFANNPFSLTGEKWKQRRADVTPGLTMSRIKTVYPVTNKVCQKLNQWVDKQIRLGAPEGINAKDMSLCFTSEMVTDCVLGLSAESFSDNPTPIMGHIKDLFNQPWTFLLYFVVVSTFPCLGRLIKLRFVPLKVERFFVGLMENAVQTRRAQLAGGKQFERTDFLDYILQLGEKRDMNTRQLLAHTMTFLLDGFETTASVLAHMLLLLGRNPEEQKRLREEIRAHVKDGIVNFEKLNELTFLDACVQETIRIFPPGFMSIKLCTEAIELPNKDGPNFTVDVGTSVVVPHYCFMLDEDYFPEPQSFQPDRFMEPDAVKKFRESGTFMGFGDGPRVCIGMRFAMAQIKAAAVELITKYNVKVNPKTRKDNLYDPVAVIPSLQGGIWLDLEAL, encoded by the exons ATGATTCTGATTACTTTGGCCCTGGGGCTGGCCACGGTCGGTCTGCTGTACCTGCTGATGAGCTGGAACTTTGACCACTGGCGCAAGCGCAGGGTGCCGGGACCCAAGCCAAGGGTTCCCACTGGCAATTATCCCAACATGTACAACATGAAGCGAAATGCAATCTACGACATCAATGACATCTATGT GAAGTACAAGAACAAATACGATGCTGTGGGTGTATTCGGTGGACGtgtgccacagctgctggtggttAATCCGGAACTGGGACGACGTGTGTTTGTCTCGGACTTCAAGCACTTCCACGACAACGAGCTGTCCAAAATGATCGACGAGAAGACCGACTTCATCTTTGCCAATAATCCATTCTCGCTGACCGGCGAGAAATGGAAGCAGCGTCGCGCCGATGTAACCCCAGGCCTGACCATGAGTCGA ATTAAAACGGTCTATCCAGTGACGAACAAGGTGTGCCAGAAGCTGAATCAGTGGGTGGACAAGCAGATACGTCTGGGTGCACCCGAGGGCATCAATGCCAAGGAT ATGAGTCTCTGCTTCACCTCTGAGATGGTCACCGACTGTGTGCTGGGGCTCAGTGCCGAGAGCTTCTCGGATAATCCCACACCCATTATGGGCCACATCAAGGATTTGTTCAACCAGCCGTGGACCTTTCTCCTATATTTTGTGGTCGTCAGCACTTTCCCCTGCCTGGGCCGCCTGATCAAGCTGCGCTTTGTGCCGCTCAAGGTGGAACGGTTCTTTGTCGGGCTCATGGAGAACGCTGTGCAGACACGGCGTGCCCAATTGGCTGGTGGGAAGCAATTTGAGCGCACGGACTTCCTCGACTACATACTGCAGCTGGGCGAGAAGCGGGACATGAACACACGCCAGCTGTTGGCGCACACCATGACCTTCCTGCTGGATGGGTTCGAGACGACGGCCTCAGTGCTCGCCCacatgctgttgctgctgggacgCAATCCTGAAGAGCAGAAGCGCCTGCGAGAGGAGATCCGTGCTCATGTCAAGGATGGCATTGTCAATTTCGAGAAGCTAAATGAATTAACCTTCCTCGATGCTTGTGTGCAAG AAACGATTCGCATCTTCCCACCCGGCTTCATGTCCATCAAACTCTGCACCGAGGCCATTGAGCTGCCCAACAAGGATGGCCCCAACTTCACTGTGGATGTGGGCACCAGCGTTGTGGTACCCCACTACTGCTTCATGTTGGACGAGGACTACTTCCCCGAACCGCAGTCCTTCCAGCCCGATCGTTTTATGGAGCCCGATGCGGTCAAGAAGTTCCGCGAAAGTGGCACCTTCATGGGATTCGGTGATGGTCCACGCGTCTGCATTG GAATGCGCTTTGCCATGGCTCAGATCAAGGCGGCTGCCGTTGAGCTAATAACTAAATATAATGTCAAGGTGAACCCAAAGACTCGCAAGGACAACCTCTATGATCCCGTGGCCGTTATTCCTAGCTTGCAAGGTGGCATCTGGCTAGACCTCGAGGCGCTTTGA